ATATCATTTAATTAGTAATGTTCCTTGTGACATGTCTCTTGGTCCAAGTAAAAAGAAGAATATGCTGAAATGTTAAGTTTCAACACACCATAGGTTGAATTTACATAGAATGGACATAATGAATAGTGAATACTACAATACAGTTTGTGATCCTTGTTTCGTTAGCATATTTATATATTCTAGGATTAGAGAAAATGTATTTTTCTCAATGAAATCAGAATGGAGATACAATAGGCGTTATTGCTTCTTGCTGCACATGTAACTAAGTTACCCCAAACAAAGGTGCAATAAACAGATGTAGATTGTAGACCTCCTATCTCCTGGGTTCCTTCCTTGTTGTCCCCAAGTTTTTTATATGTTACATCCTTTGTCACAAAAGTAATTATCgtaattaaataagtaaaaataccAGACAATTAGGtataataaaaacatttaaaataaataagtaacaAAACCATAACCGCAGAAATAACAAATCATACGAATTAAGAATCTAAACTCCTAATTATCACTATAATAAGAGCCGATTCTAAGTAAATCTCAAAATTAACCAAAAGCCAGCCAACACAGAGGAAACTAATGTGATCACATCCTGATGATCACTCATCAGAATCATCATTGATTTCATCTTATCGTGCCAGATCATCATTTACTCGCACGATTGACGTGCAAGCAGTCACAGGGGAAACAAACGAAGCTGAGCCATCATACTCAAGCATAAAATGAGCGGAGTATGATATTTCAAATgcaatgaaaaattatttaactatGCAATCATCATAAATACGTAAACATTCATTTAATATGTTATCATGTATGCATGGCAATACAATAAGCACGTTAATCATCAACTGTCTCTCAATTGGATCCAGCTAACTCCGGGTTTACGTGGGTAGAGAAGCCATATAAGAGTCTTGTCAGGGTAATTTAGTATTCAACGTGAATGTCTTCCCCAAGGCTTCATCAGCCTTTTACTTCGATTTTATCCTACTTATATGAATGCATACATGTAGGATATATATTGGTAGGCATTAATATATGTTAAGGACATGCCAAAAGGCATGTTACTCAAAGCTTATTTTTCTGAATTGTATTTTCTATATCAGCACTTCTCAAGTACACGATTTATATGTATGCAGGGAGATGAGGATACAGTTTGGAACATTGCTAGCAGATATTGGTCTCATCATTCTTCCAAAATTAAATCAGGTTTGATGCCTTTTATTAAGCACTCCTTCTGTTCCcttttaattttcacttttgcagaaattttttgtttctaattaactgtcactttcaaagtttaatacaacattaaatgttgtttttcttatattacccttatttatttattgcagagagagaaaaatatatgaaatgagatattaaatgattaGGGCTATTATAggaaaaagataaattgttgtatcaaaaatagtaaaatgtatttgttgtcttggtttgtgtaaaaagtCAAAAggtgacaattaaaaagaaacagaTTAAATGGCAGCGTTGCTGTCCAATGGCACTTATAAACATGTTCCCTTGCATTCTGAAATGACGATCATTGGTTTTCGTGGGGTTTATATAGTGAAGGTTGGACCTAATGATCATATTGATCATTTCAAAGCTCGTTTGATGGCAAAAGGATATACACATATTTATCTACAACTTACACGCATTTCAGaaatagacaaaaacaaattacaccATATTTGACATCAAATATTGATGTCAAAATACCATTTTTCTTAGACTATTTATATTATTACAAATATTCCTACATATGTTTTCTATGTTTAAGTGCTATTAAGGATATACCTTGCTTATAGTGCACTGCACATAGGATAGCATTATATTTGTGTAAGCAGTATGTCAAAAGTTTGATAAAATTGTAAGTGTGAATgctttgtttgttattttctctGATGTATAATCTGGACAACCACTTCAGATGGATGGAAGAAAGATAGGAAGTCTTGACAGGTGGCTTTCTGATTCATCACAACCATTTAATATGTATGCACATCACCCGTCAATTCTAAAGGTAAGGCTTGAGTATATTTAGTTATAACTTTTAGACAATGCTTGCTTCTTTTTCGCCAAATCTTTAAGGTGATGTTCTGTGATTCTCTCACTTAGCCATTTGTATCTGTTCTCCAAGTTATGTTTAAAATATGATGTCATTTCCTTCATTTTGCAGTGTCCTAGTTGAGTTTATGCCTTGACTTTTTCTATCTCTTTTGTTATGTCCTAGTTGAGTTTACCACCTAAGTGAAAGGCTTGACCCAAGATTCTGCAAAACTAAAGCATCTTACATTTTCTAATTGTTATCggacttctattttttattttttatgcaatcTGTGTCTTCCATGTCTAGAATACGAATAATAGTCTTATTACATATCATTTGAAAGAGTAATCCATTTGTATTTCTTGGGAAAATTGGGCCAAGGGTCAGTCCTTGTACAAGGATACTCATTCTCTAAACCCTCCTATTTCATGACCTATCTATCCTATACAGAAATTAGAAGTGGTATAGAAGTgatgttgaaaaaaataatgacaaaatCTCATGATCAGATGTTATTTCAAGCAAAGATCTCTGAGTGTACCCTTGCAGGCTATACTATGTGCAGGTTTATACCCCAATGTAGCAGCTGGTGAACAAGGTATTGTTTCAGCAGCTCTCACCAGCCTTAAGCAGTCTCCTAGCACTGCGAATTCTAGTCATAGAGTCTGGTTTGATGGAAGAAGAGAAGTTCATGTCCACCCGTCTTCTATCAACAGTAGCACAAAAGCATTCAAGTACCCCTTTCTTGTCTTCCTTGAAAAGGTTTGTAAAGTTTTTGCTGAACTTTGTTAAGATTCCTTTTTTGCTTAAAATGTTGCTTGAACATAATTTGGAAATGTATTATCTCTTTAAGTTTGTTCATTTAGTTTGTTGCTTTGAAATCAATGTAATGTAATAATACGTAtatcaatattataaaatatcttAGAATATATTAGAGAATTTTAGTTTAGTTCTTACGATTTGTTTATAATCTTAGAGTATCGTAGATTATCTCTTTGGATTAGTTTTTTATATTACATATTATGATTTGTTTCTtaatttctctatttatttagGATTAAGTCTATGTATCCTTACAACGGGGACTAGTGTTCGGTCTTTCCTATCAAGTTATTAGCAATAATATTCAATGTTATTAACTATAAATTTGGATTAGTGTTCACCATTTTGTATCAAgtatattatagaaaaaaagtatttatcaAGTTATTGACAATaatattcaaagttttttttttgtccctgtgagcttagctcagatGGTAAGGACTAATCAAGtatattatagaaaaaagtATTTATCAAGTTATTGACAATaatattcaaagtttttttttttttttttgtccccgtgagcttagctcaattggtaaggacaatgcataatatatgcaaggtctggggttcgaatcccggccaccaccaaaaaaagttcttattttttttctctcctccttttgtcaaaattgcataatttcaacatggtatttCCAGCTTGGTTTGATATTACGAGTCCGTTTATTTCCTGATTTCCCTATTTATTTTAGATTGAGACTATGTATCGCTATAAATGGGAATTAGCGTTCAGTCTTTAGTATCAAGCTATCaaattactaataataatattcgaagttctaattttttttctctactcCTTTTGTCTAAAACAGATAGCAGTATGTGTTTAcaattctaaaataatttaataaccCTGTAACTAGTTTGGTTGTTCTTTCTAGAGAAATTATGTGCCTGGCTAAATTTTCTTACTCAGTTTAATATTTTGAGAAAGTGAATTTTTGTCTCAATTGCATACATCAGTTACATACAGGAGAATATATAAAGAGCGTAAATATAAGGATTTATATTTTTCCTAATTAATGTAATTGCATCATTATCCTGTTTACACTAATTCTAAAACACCCCTTCaagtaatatataaaatatatacatcAAACCTGTACATTTATAATCAATCTGTTTACATGTAAATGACGTAAATGTTAAAATTTTCAGGTTGAAAcgaacaaaatatttttacgAGATACTTCAGTCATTTCTCCATACTCAATTTTGCTCTTTGGAGGGTCAATCAATGTTCAGCATCAGGTACATATTCTATTACTCTATTCCCAAATAAATTATACTTATGGCAATGGCTAAGATAGACCACCTATACCTCAATTGGTGGTCCACCATGAACTAGGTAATTATAGCAGTTTcgttaatattttgaaattctttAGTTTTCTAGAtttataaaatcattcctaaaatactagatttgatatttttttaagccTTGACTGTGATCTTGTCCATTCAAAGTTGTTCACTATTTTTCCGAAATTTCACAATGAAATTCAGAAACAATACAccattttatttaagtttttattgCGGAAAAAATACTCTTTTGCACCTTTTATCGTTTTATGGTGTTTTATGCCAAGGTTTGTCGGTCCTCATGTTCACAAACCAGTCAATGAAACTGAAGTATTGAGAAAAATACCATGATTATTGAAATTCTTGataccatttattttatttgccaACTTGCCTTCAAAATTTTGGGGTAataattgttcttaatgctcaTTTTGTGGGTGCCTGTTCTCTAGTTTAGACTTGTTTTGATGCtttttcctctaagtattcGTAGTTGAATTAGTCATGGGGGACTTTGTTGACATTCTAATCTTATTCTAAAAAATTCTTTATAATTCTAAGTAATCCCCAcatttgaatcatatttttttgatgGGTTTAGAACCTTGCTTTCTAATTTTCACCTATTTACTAATTCAACTAAATAGGAAAATAATAACATGCAACAAAACGcctaattgaaaaatatttactaTCTCTGACATGGAACCAAAAGAGATCTTTGTGGCTAATTATTAATCGGAGGAAACAGAACCATGTGTTAGCTCTCTCTCTAGATTGTTTAATGCTGCTCATTCAAGTGTGAAATTCTTGTTTGTTTTGAACTTTCTTTCCTTTACATGATAGACTGGACTAGTCATCATCGATGGATGGTTAAAATTGAATGCACCTGCCCAAATAGCTGTCTTGTTCAAGGAGCTACGGTTGACTCTACATTCCATTTTGAAGGAACTTATTAGAAAACCAGAGGTACCACTTTATAGATATATTCCATTTCTAATGATATTTTGAATGTCTTGAAGCTTTCCCGTTGCCCATCATGTTTCTCTTATCCTCTTCGCTGGTTTTAATGCATCAAAATCTACCTTAATATTGTTTCAGTTATATTAACTTAAAGCTTATATTCTTCTGTAATTTGTATGGTATGGTAACTTAAtgctatttgttttattttgttgtagTAACGACAcggttattttttgtttgtttgttttcagAATGTGATCGTTCTAAATGATGAGATCATTAAGTCTATCATCAATCTTCTTTTAGAAGAAGGCAGTGTGCCTAAATGATTGAGTGTCAGAGTTACATGGAAGAAAGCTGTATCTGCTATGCACTTCAGAGATTTGGTCATTCTTAGGAGTAAAGGGAGCTGAGCCTTCTCATCCCTGAAAACAAACAAGAGCCCTTTTTTGGACCATTGAGTATGAACTGGACCTCAATAATAATCATGTTGCACTAGGTAAACATGGTAAAGGGATAGCATATTAATTTTCTAGGTAGGCAGAGTAGAGAGTTTATTCAAGCATAGACAAAGTGTAGCATATTAATCATGTTGCACTAGGTAAACATGGTAAAGGGATAGCATATTAACCTTGATGCCAAACCTATAATTTGTGTATGGtgttttgttcatgaaaatatcttTGTACTCGTAAATATCTTATTTGGTAAGATGTGGTTGGATGCAGGTGTAAACAACTTTATACTAATGGTGCATACCAATTAAATTCATAATATCATACAGtataaaaaacatgaaattgggGTTTTTCCTGAAATTACTTGCCAAACAAGTTAATAAATGCTTTGAATAAATAGGTAAAATAACCAAAATCTGGACCTTATCGTCCCTGATATGAGCCTTGAGGGCTAATTGTGAAGGTGGAGGTGATGTTAGGCAGAGGGTTGAAGGCGATGTGTTAGCGGGATGGAATGATGCAAGGCCTAAACAATGGAGAGCATAtgtaagaaagaaaaagaaagagaacgTACAAAAAGTGTGATCGCCTAGCTGGAAGATTTTGTTACGATATTATCCTAATAAACAGTAGTGCATGGGGAATTGGTTAGtcattcaatcattttcatGCTCGCCTTTACGGTTAGACAATAAGAGAACCATGTATATATACAAAATATGATGTTTTAGAAAAGTTCATCAAAAACAAATGTTAGGACACAAAATTCTGAATTTATAAGTATCAAATGAAAGAGTTTCTAATACTTGGTAGATGGGCAAAGCCGCAAATTCTTGCTCAAGATAAAATCTGTAGAATGATCCTTACAAAGTTTATGTACTATTTCATGTGTGAGATTTGCATCATGCGTGAATTCAAATGCCAATTGCATCAAGCAGCTGGGAATGCTGAGACACCGAAACTAGTGAATTAGCTACAATTGCACCACTGGCAGCAACTGCAGGGACGCCAATGCCAGGAAAAGTGGAGTCTCCACAACAATAAAGGTGTGGAATTGGAGTTGAATGTCCAGGAAAGGTATCTGTACCAGCTTGTATAGCTGGTCCATATGTTCCTCTGTTCCTCCGAAGAAACCTTTGATGTGTGAGTGGACTTCCAACTAACTTCACTTCACATTTCTCCCTGCTGAATCCTGGTCCCACTGCTCTCTCCACTGCTCTCCACATTATCTATTTGTTGTTTGAAAtaataatcattaattaaaaacacatacACGCTGCTTGCtgttattcattcattcaatttcatATATACCTCTGATCTTTGAGCTTTAAGATTTCTGTATTCGGCACTCTTACGATCAAGTCCTTCCCACAACTCAAATGGTTCAGTTCCTGGAAGATAAGCATGTAACACATGTTTTCCAATAGGTGCCAGATTAGGAGTAAGTACACTAGGAACTGATATCAACACAACATTCTGATCTGCATCAACTCCTCTTTCCCAATCATTTACAACTATATGATGAATTCCTAGATCGCTGCGTATACCCTGCTCACTCGATGTTGAATACTTCAAACAGATGCATGGCAAGTGAAAGACTAACtaaaacaaatcatcaaaacctcACCTCAGCATCAAATCCCAAATGGAGATGCATGAAAGATTCGCACTGACTAGTCGTGTTAATCCTATTTGAGTAAGACTTTGGAACAACTTCTTGAGGGAGCAATTTTAAAGTATCCCACATTGATGCATTGCTCACAACAGCCTTCTTGGCACGTATGAACTGCAGCAAGCATAGCAGATGATAAAGTCGATATTTTCATatcaatattcattcaaattaatataCTTACTTGGCCGCTTCTCAGCTTCACTCCAATGGCTCTgtcattttcaacaacaatctttTCCACGTGACTTTGAAGAGAAATCCGCCCACCAAACTTCTCTAGTCCTCGTATAAGAGCATCAACAATACCTGCAGCTCCATCAAGGGGGTACTCAAGACAGCCCCCTGGTTTGTACCATTCTGCAAACATGTAAACCTGAGGGAAGGGAGAGCAACTGTTTTGtcatcaataaaatattagCAATGACGTTTCACTAATGTTTCAACCAGCGCTATTTCGTTAGTTTTCTATCCATTTAACTGCTGCTTTTAggtgatttttaagaaatgaaattgGTCAATCAGTCTACTACTGTCTCTAAGTGAACAGCAGGAATCAAAATTTAACAAAAGTCCCTTTAGAGATTTATGTGTTATGCACACTGTTAATAATCTAtctgcacaaaaaaaaaaatgagagaagaTAGAAACTTGTTATTGTGGTCGTAAATAATTTaatgatataaataaatgattgcACATTGATGAGTGGTAATGGCAACTGGAGATATGTGAAATATAGTACCATCTCTGCAGACAATATACTATCAGATTTGACACCAGCAAGCAAGAAGGAAAGTAAGTCAATCCAATTGCGTATGAAAGGATTCTTTAGTTGCAAAGAGTCAAGTATTTGGGAAAAAGGTGAGAGAAGTTGTGTGGAACGAAGAGCAGCCTGAGGACCCATTTGGAAAAAGGTATTGAAAAGAGAAGGGGCATATCTAGCAGCAGCGGTGTAAAGAACACCGAAATCTCCTCTAACAGATAGAGGGGGAAGAGCCATTGCAGCTGTAGACAAGGGAAGTACAGCATCCAAAAGCTTCTGCCATTCTTGAACAGCTTCAGGACCTGCATAGTTGTGAAGGTCCTTTAAAAACTCAGTAGGACCTATGCGTGACAAGAAATCAGCTTCAGGTACATGGACCATCCATGAATCATAAGTAGCGCAGGGGACGGACTCTCCCAAAGCATCAAGAACTTGAGCAAGAGGGTTAGCCTGTGGACCTCTTGACTGCAAACCAGAGAATAATGATGGACCGGAATCAAACTTATAGCCTTTGACATCAAAAGAATGAGCAGCACCTCCAGCATGGTCGTGGCTTTCGAAAACGACAACATCTTGTTCATATCTTGCCAACAGTGCTGCACAACTCAGTCCACCAATACCACTCCCAATCACAATTACATCTGTTTCTGTTTCATCTACTTTGTTGCTGCTGTTTCGCACCACAACCCCACCTTTCCTAATCCTCCCATTACTATGACTATGATGATGATCATCATCAATTCTTGAACAGTATTTTCTCACTCTCATTACATTACAAGGAAACACACCAACACTTACACCCCTCATCGCATTCATGGCATGGCATAGCATGGAAACCAAACACCAAATCaaatattatgttgttgtttcttttcaagTTGCAACTCCTGTCTTCAGTTTAGCCACGTCACTACCCTACCCAATTTCCTTTCTTTCAATATCCTCTTCAAAAACATTCACCTAAACTAATACTTTCTCCAGGCTTAAATATAAAAGACAATCTTTTatccaattaattttaatatatcaattttgttGACTCAGTTGTCTCTAATATCTACACTTATGACCCGAAACAATAATATTCtttaaacataaaatacattctaatatgattataaaatgttttaacaattaaatgatttatcagtccaaaaagttattaattttgattcatatttaaatcgtgataaaataatgaaatataattGTATGCAAGTGTTAAaagtatttatattatttagagTAAGAACTAAATTTCATATGACATGAGATTATGGGTGCGTTTTTTTCAACTTTGAAATACAattgatagatttttttaaaaagattttaatATAGTGTtcctaataatttaaaaaaaaaaaatttgaaatgatttttaacttGTTATGATTTTAGGAAAGGTTAACCCTAATAGCATTTCATTTTAgagtaaaaaattgtttttttatgaaaaatatgattttttttttaaattctaagcaaacattttaaaatgaaaaggtgttattttaataaaaataaaaaagctaaAACAAATGAACCATATGTGGTACGTTtgtgttcaaaaaaaaaacctgaagttattttctatttgtttatcaCCTATAAAAATCactcttttaaaaaagaaaaaaattgacttgtTCATGTGTTACctcttcatttaaaaaataaaaaataaaaagattttgcAATGTGTTACCAATGAAGTTAAATTTACGGGGGACTTTTATACTCTACTCTACATAGGGACAGATTCAATGCGAGGGCAATAGGGTCAGCCGACCCCACTTATTCCACTTGCTTATTGTATTTTTAACTCAAGACTATATTTTTATGCAGTTTGACCCCACTTATATAGTATTCCCTCGGGTCCTTATTATAAGCAACAAatgactttttaagttcattgaataattaatgtacctcgttataaatatagactagatacattaCTTAtacaatgaacctaaaaagtcaattgctgcttataataaggaccggagggagtgtTATTGTCTTCACATAGTCCATTCATAATActacaaaaaattacaaaactaaGAAAAATTCTAACGAGTATTCTAAGAGCACTTGTGTAGAAATCaaaagaagtaatttttttataaatatttggaattattatattgataaaaataacgcttatttttaagataaaattttcttttatgaaatctTTAATCAATTCTCTTATAGCATCTCTAGTTAGGAAGATCATAACAtttctattatattatatattattcttatatttgttgaaaaagaCTCTCTGATTGACATTGGTGGATgaaaagaatttgttgaaaaAGACTATGATTGACGTTGctggataaaaaaataattaattagtgttatatttttttatactttgctacaaatggaaaaatattttcaaaaatcaacattttagagcaattatttataaacataacttatataatttttacacGCTTATGCAATTATACAAttctatataaatttttatgatataactTTGACTCcacttatttaaaatttatggatCCATGGATCCGTCGTTGACTCAACATCcaatataaaaacatatgaattacgtaaaaaaattatatgaatggttaatcatattttagctcagtatattt
The genomic region above belongs to Medicago truncatula cultivar Jemalong A17 unplaced genomic scaffold, MtrunA17r5.0-ANR MtrunA17Chr0c12, whole genome shotgun sequence and contains:
- the LOC25494380 gene encoding prolycopene isomerase, chloroplastic, with the translated sequence MLCHAMNAMRGVSVGVFPCNVMRVRKYCSRIDDDHHHSHSNGRIRKGGVVVRNSSNKVDETETDVIVIGSGIGGLSCAALLARYEQDVVVFESHDHAGGAAHSFDVKGYKFDSGPSLFSGLQSRGPQANPLAQVLDALGESVPCATYDSWMVHVPEADFLSRIGPTEFLKDLHNYAGPEAVQEWQKLLDAVLPLSTAAMALPPLSVRGDFGVLYTAAARYAPSLFNTFFQMGPQAALRSTQLLSPFSQILDSLQLKNPFIRNWIDLLSFLLAGVKSDSILSAEMVYMFAEWYKPGGCLEYPLDGAAGIVDALIRGLEKFGGRISLQSHVEKIVVENDRAIGVKLRSGQFIRAKKAVVSNASMWDTLKLLPQEVVPKSYSNRINTTSQCESFMHLHLGFDAEGIRSDLGIHHIVVNDWERGVDADQNVVLISVPSVLTPNLAPIGKHVLHAYLPGTEPFELWEGLDRKSAEYRNLKAQRSEIMWRAVERAVGPGFSREKCEVKLVGSPLTHQRFLRRNRGTYGPAIQAGTDTFPGHSTPIPHLYCCGDSTFPGIGVPAVAASGAIVANSLVSVSQHSQLLDAIGI